The Pirellulales bacterium sequence ACGTGATCAACGTGCGCCGTGCCGTGGGGCTCTTATTCCGTGAATTGGCCGAGGTGATCCATCTCGAAGAGGGCCAATACGCCAACTACGATTTCGAGTCGTGGCGGGAGATCAGCGCGCTCAAGGCCGCCTTCAAGGAACCGCACGAGGACTGGATTCAAGGGGTGAACTTCCAGTTGCAAGTGCCGCGCGTGATTCGGCTGCTGTTCTTCGATCGTGTGC is a genomic window containing:
- a CDS encoding HNH endonuclease yields the protein MTQGVPAGALSSSVLVLNRFYMAVHVINVRRAVGLLFRELAEVIHLEEGQYANYDFESWREISALKAAFKEPHEDWIQGVNFQLQVPRVIRLLFFDRVPRQTLRFNRRNIFARDGNQCQYCGRHFPTSELSLDHVVPRSRGGDTCWE